The genomic segment CTCCGTGATCGTCCTCTAAGGTTTCTACTTGCAGAGCGAGAACCACCTCTTTCTCTTGAGCTTTCACTTGTCAATGACACAGTCTGACTTCGCCATGATGAACTCCTGTCTCTAGACCTGGACCTCCTTTTTTCTCTCCAACTTCTGTGCCGGCTCTTATCTggagattttttatttcttgGGCTGTTTTTGCGGTCCTTTCTGCTGTGACTCTCATAAGACTTATTACGAGATGACCGGGAGAAACAATCTGAGCTTTGGGACCGCGTCCTATGTCTTGAAGATTCACTGTTGAATAAACACACTTTATCTTTTCTAGATCCATTTCTGGAAGAGACAACCTTTGGTTTGTGCTCCTTTTTTTTGgaatgggatttttctcctgaTGTATTATGCTTTTGGCTAATTttcaatgtatttttttcacttgAGAGTGATGACAAAGGAGAAGATGACCTACTTGACCCACTACTGTCAATCAAGGTAAATGGCTTGATTTGAGGCTTTTTAGCCTCCTCAATCTTGACTTCACAAAGAGACCCTTCTGAATCAGAAGACAGTTCCACAAGTTCTGGGGTTCTTTCTGCCAGAGGTTTAACAAAGCCTACTATGACACAGTCATCTGGACCGACAGTCTGGTCCTGTACATTTTTATTGGCACTTTTCGCATCACTGGCAGTCGGTCTACTACTTGATGGCTGTTCATCCGAGATGTCTGCTGACCAAGATACTGGCCTATCCACAGAGGTGTAGGAAGGTCCTGGTGTTTCATCATCCCAAGGAGCTTGTCCAACATCAAGAGAAGATGAAGGTACATCTGGCTCTCTAGCATTTACTTCATCAGGTGATATTGTAATAACAGAGGACTCTGATCGGCTTCCTTCTTCATATGAAGGAGCAGGACAATCATAGTTAGCATGTTGATCATAAGCTTCAATATTGTAAGGGCAACGTGCAAAGTTAATTAATTCATGAATGAAGTGATTAGTACGGTGAAGAAAGAAAGGTTGCAAGTCCTCTACAAAAGCCTGACTTTCCATGTCATACAATGTCACATTCCTCATAATGATGTGTTGCACAATGTTCACAAGAGAACCATGGGAGCCAAACAATACAGTCAACTCCCGCTTCAGCCAGGGCACTAGCCGGTGAAGGCATGCAGGGTTCCTGCGGAAAAATTCTGCAGATATATCACGGTAGCGACCTCCATCTTGGATATTTCGGACACGTAACCCAGCACGATAAAGTGCTCTCCTAAAGTTAATGAGCTCCTGCTCTTGAATCTGTCTCATAGTCCGCCCCTCAGCACTGGCCTGCCGTCTAGTTGCCAGTCTTCGCATCATTTGATGAATGTCACTACCACTCTGTTGCGAGGACACATTTGAAATGCCCTCAAAAAGAACACCATTGTCTGGAGGTGAAAATGTTCTTCGAGAAGAGGACCTTAATGATCTCAGGGATAGATAATTGCCCCGTGTCATAGTGGTGCGATATCGAAACCTATGTCCATCAGGACTCCCAAATGAGCCATTTAATGTGGGTCTCAAGACATACTCCTTAAAGTCATCTTCAGCACGAACACTATGAAAAATAGAATTGAATGGCTGCTTGCATAGTGGACATTCAGCTTTGTTCTTTGCCCATTCTTGGATGCACCGAAAGCAAAATCTGTGCAGACATCGGTCAAGGTGGGAAACATTATCAAACCGATCCAAGCATATGGGGCACTTAGAGTCAGGAGAGGCATCGGCTGGGGCTCCTTGGCTTTGCATTTTATTACTTGTACCAGCTTTTGGCGAAATGCCACTATCCACTGCGAAGTCATCTGCTGGCGATGGAAGTACCTGTAAAACAAGCATATTACATGTAAGTGTATGGAATTTCACAAGTCCAACATAACTTTGGAATGTGTGTCCTGTATAATTTCTCTAtcagtaaaatgtatttaaaaaaataaataaaaaataaatcataatataACATATAATATCATAAAACACAATATGGGcactagatttctggagatgaAATGCTGGTCTAGAAATTTATTCTAAATGCCACAATTGGGATCAGTAAGGAATTTATTCGCCCTAATAAGGGAAATTGGCATCTGCCCTGTTTGGGTTTGTGTCTTCTTCTGGATCGACACGATATCATTATAGGTTAGACTTCTGGCTTTTTTCAACCTCAGTTATGTAACGATTAGTAAGCATTTTACACTGATTACAAAATCCCATTGAAAAAGCCTATACATAAAATGATCCATCTTACCACAAGGTGGCAGGAGTGTTCAGTTTAATTTCGGCTCCCAAAGCCAATGACTCATACCTCCCAACATTTTCCTGCTGAACTCATGATGACAATTTAGTATTTATCTTACCTACttctatagcgccaacatattccacagcgctttacagacattatcatcacttgctcTCCCCAGTGGGGCTTACAATCTAGATTCAACAGgggcatctaaggctactttcacactagcgttcggggctccgcttgtgagttccgtttgaaggggctcacaagcggccccgaacggatccgtccagccctaatgcattctgaatggatgcggatccgctcagaatgcatcagtctggctccgtttgtcctccgctcagcaggcggacacctgaacgcagcttgcagcgttcaggtgtccgcctggccgtgcggaggcaaacggatacgtccagacttacaatgtaaggctactttcacactagcgttcggagcggatccgtctgatgtttcatcagacggatccgctccgataatgcaggcgttcgcatccgttcagaacggatccgtctgcgttaaaacttagaaaattttctaagtatgaaagtagcctgagcggatccgttcagactttacattgtaagtcaatggggaacggatccgcttgaagattgagccaggcgttcaggtgtccgctcactgagcggagcggaggctgaacgctggcaggcggatgcattctcagtggatccgcctccactgagaatgcattggggccagacggatgcattcggggccgctcgtgagcccctcaaacggtgcgcacgagcggacacccgaacgctagtgtgaaagtagcctaagtcaatgggtacggatccgtttgaatttgacacagtatggctcaattttcaaacggatccgtctctcattgactttcaatgtaaagtcaaaacggatccgtttgcattatcatgaacaaaaaaaaataaaaaaattttttttttttgttcatggtaatgcaaacggatccgttctgaacggatctaagcgtttgcattataggtgcggatccgtctgggcacataccagacggatccgacctaaacgcaggtgtgaaagtagccttactctttcATTCTAACCATTTACAAGAATGACTGAAAAGTTACATCTTCACCATGACTGCTACTAGAAAATGCTGTGAACGGTTTTGATTCACAGGCACAAGTCAGTCATGGCGGTAGCTTTCATGTCAGCAGTCTGCATTAGGGTTggagaatataaaaaatattccaataatatttttaaaaaatcacaaCAACAATATATATTTCACCATAAATATTCATTTAgtaatggggcagccacaaggagacgctataccgtatgggggcagccacaaggagacgctataccgtatgggggcagccacaaggagacgctataccgtatgggggcagccacaaggagacgctataccGTATGGGGCTTATACAATATATGTCTCTGTGTTGCCCTAATATATTATAgttatgtctccttgtggccccactgTCCCACACCATGTAATGAGACCCAGGCTGGGGAGTGAGTGGTGAACAGGGCTTTCACCCACCAGCGGCACCCCATTTAGTTGTGCGCCATGCGTTGACGTGTACTGTACGCCGGACGCCACGGCCGGTACGTGTGTGCGTTGGCGCACATAACACGTCAATATGCGCCTATGCAGCACCCGTTTTAGAAGCGGTCATCACTGTCAAGTGCGACCACCCCACAACGTCACTAAAATACAGCTGTAATTAAGAAACAGTGACATCACTATATTGCAGTTTCTTGATACAGCAGTATATCGCTCACTCCTCAACTACTTGGCTAACAACCCCAGATACCACATATAAAGAAGATTACGGGACTTTTCACTGTGCATGTGCTCACATGATCTTCACATTTCAGATATTAGAACTACAGTGGCTGTCCACAGCGGTGTACAGAAATGAcagaggttttctgagactttttagCTGATGACCTTGAGAAGAcatcggtgctcctgtgagcgccactgccttctccgtgcttgccccattcatttgaatgactAATGAACCTAATGTTACTTGCGGCGAGAAGGCCGTGGgtcccaggtgtaggaccccaccaatcagatactgaagacctgTCCAGATGATAGGTTATCAGTCAGAAAGTtcctttagatattgatgacgcatgctcaggataggtcatcaatatctgattgatggTAGCCCAACTCTCGCCCTCGCGGGTCAGCTGTTTCAAGGGGCCACAGCAATCGGACAAGCtagtatagtggctatgcttggtattgcagcttaagggccctttacacgggccgacaATTGAACAGATCATCGCTAGCCAGCATTACTAGTAATACTTGTTAACcatgatctggcggtgtaaatgcaccgccgattacccgatgaacgagcacaaCGCTCGTGTAAACACAtggttgggaaggaacgcttccatcCTGACAATCTGCTCGGTCGTCGTCACGTGTAAGGGGTCCATtagttccattcacttgaatggaactcaTCTTAACAAAAGCATGTGACAATGACGTGAAGTTACAAGCCACAACGTTCACAGGAGCGCAGCGGTTTCTCCAAGTAACATGACCCCTCCACCGATAACCCCTTCAAAGGAAGGCATAATTAttgtcactagggatgagcgaatcggcttcggatgaaacatctgaagttggTTCGCATAaagcttcgttctaatactgtacggtgcAAGCGCTCTGtactgtattagaatgtattggctccgatgagccgaattgatttctactgttcgGTACCAAGTGGTACgcccgaagtctattcgctcatccctaattgtcacCATCGGCCCCATGCGAATGCAATGGCGGGGTGTTGATGCATTGCCAATGTAGCCAGGGGCCTGCCATGACTGTGTGCCTAATAGACAGCCGGCCGCTCTCACAGAGTCTCCAGGGCATTATAAAAGCCATGGGCCCTAGTAAGactgaaaaaatgtattattaaatgttaataaattttattacaaaaataaaaccatgttttcccccccaaaaaaggcacatacatacagtggcggaaataattatttgacccctcactgattttgtaagtttgtccaatgacaaagaaatgaaaagtctcagaacagtatcatttcaatggtaggtttattgtaacagtggcagatagcacatcaaaaggaaaatcgaaaaaataactttaaataaaagatagcaactgatttgcatttcattgagtgaaataagtatttgaacccctaccaaccattaagagttctggctcccacagagtggttagacacttctactcaattagtcaccctcattaaggacacctgtcttaactagtcacctgtataaaagacacctgtccacagaatcaatcaatcaagcagactccaaactctccaacatgggaaagaccaaagagctgtccaaggatgtcagagacaaaattgtagacctgcacaaggctggaatgggctacaaaaccattagcaagaagctgggagagaaggtgacaactgttggtgcgattgttcgaaaatggaaggagcacaaaatgaccatcaatcgacctcgctctggggctccacgcaagatctcacctcgtggggtgtcaatggttctgagaaaggtgaaaaagcatcctagaactacacgggaggagttagttaatgacctcaaattagcagggaccacagtcaccaagaaaaccattggaaacacattacaccgcaatggattaaaatcctgcagggctcgcaaggtccccctgctcaggaaggcacatgtgcaggcccgtctgaagtttgccaatgaacacctgaatgattcagagagtgactgggagaaggtgctgtggtctgatgagaccaaaatagagctctttggcattaactcaactcgctgtgtttggaggaagaaaaatgctgcctatgacccccaaaacaccgtccccaccgtcaagcatgggggtggaaacattttgctttgggggtgtttttctgctaagggcacaggacaacttattcgcataaacgggaaaatggacggagccatgtatcgtgaaatcctgagcgacaacctccttccctctgccaggaaactgaaaatgggtcgtggatgggtgttccagcacgacaatgacccaaaacatacagcaaaggcaacaaaggagtggctcaagaagaagcacattaaggtcatggagtggcctagtcagtctccggaccttaatccaatcgaaaacctatggagggagctcaagctcagagttgcacagagacagcctcgaaaccttagggatttagagatgatctgcaaagaggagtggaccaacattcctcctaaaatgtgcgcaaacttggtcatcaattacaagaaacgtttgacctctgtgcttgcaaacaagggtttttccaccaagtattaagtctttttttgttagagggttcaaatacttatttcactcaatgaaatgcaaatcagttgctatcttttatttaaagttattttttcgattttccttttgatgtgctatctgccactgttacaataaacctaccattgaaatgatactgttctgagacttttcatttctttgtcattggacaaacttacaaaatcagtgaggggtcaaataattatttccgccactgtacactgtataataAGGAACGTtatttatgtaccccaaaaaagcACCAATGAACACCACACCTTGTCCCACAAAGACCAAGCCCTCAGATGTTACATCGGTGAAATATAGAATAATGTGATTTTTACATTAGACATGCTACGATTGtagaaaaatagtaaaaaaaaacacttaaaggggGCATTGGCGGCATactgcaacctccggcactccagctttacaggaactacaactcccaaaatgcttCATTCACGTCTATGGAAGTTAAAGGAAAAGCCAAACGTGTCTGCACGCTGGAGGTTGTAGTCCGACAGCTGGATTGCCCTGGGCTAGGTCTCAATGTCAGACAGGAGCAGGTCCAGAATCCGGGTAAACAGAGAGTAGGCAGGACGCATGCCCACCTGCCAGTCACCGCTAAGGGCGGCCAGGCTTGCACGGGGCACTCTGAGACTATTTTGGGCCATCCCATAGTGATAAATGCAAATTGTGTACACAAAAGGCATTTTTagggcggaatgcacacggccaataTGGGTGCTTTACGGACCCAAAAACGGatccagtgtgcatgaggcctaaatgaggTCCTATAGATTAGAATGGAAGCCACAGCGGTCAGCCGCACACACCGCCTTATTATGGGGTCCCTCAGATTCCGCCCAGGTGGTCCTAGTTTGTAATTTTATTGTCAATGTGACTGGGAGCCTCCAACAGAGACTGAAGGGATACATTGTAGGCAGGGCATGTCCCCATTCATGGACAGCCAGCAGAGATCTTGAAGAGGatatgatcctggaacatagtatAAAGCCCCAGACGTGACGGATCTCCATCTGTACACACTGGGACCAGTAATGGCCACCGCAGAGCTCCCAGCTGTAAGTACACCCTGGACTACCTACCGGGGCCGGCGCCGTCTCTCTCCGTCCCGCTCTCAAGCGCTTGCTCCTCTTCTCCCTCATCCTGAAGCTGTTCCGTATGACGGCCCGTCACATATCTATTACACAACCCGCCTCTCCAGGAAACACACCGGGAGCCCCGGGAATGGAGCGCGGAGACACTGCTCTGAGCGCCGACTGCCCCCTGCAGGAGGGAGGTCTTTAAGGTGGCCTCTTCCTGGGttcagtgcagtgacgtcatgcGCGGCCGCTGCCTGTTCCGGGCTGCGTTGCCATAGTGAAGGAACGTTACACGGAGGCGACGCATCGCCGAGCAGCTCGCCGGGCCCATGCTTCTCGTCAGCCGCAGAGTCCTGCAGGGGCTCTACTCACTGGTAAGGAGCAGCCAATCAGGTTGCTGCTTCTATTTTCTAAAACTCCTTAGAAAAagaaaagctggaatctgatttggGCAGCTTTTGTTAACCAGTTCAAGACCGGACCAGAGTGTGACTTTGAAAGCCATGACTTTTTTTTCCGTTTGGTAATGTAAATCATTGTTGTGCCTTTTGTCAGTGATACATAAGGCTttattatgtcatttttattgtaCCCTttctatgcttattttttttatacccctgaaaatgtaaaaaaaaaaaaaaaaaagggaaacattaggctacattcacactgtcagtttttcttgcccagttttgcatccattttctggccatctcgccatgtttaaagggaacctgtcaccgggattctgtgtatagagctgaggacataggttgctagatggccgctagcacatccgcaatacccagtccccatagctctgtgtgcttttattgtgtaaaaaaaccgatttcatacatatgcaaattacctgagatgagtcctgtatgtgagatgagtccagcgtgaaggagcccagcaccgcccgcatcctcagaatctcctccttgctcccctatgtcagaaagccagagcgccgtaatcttgcgatgcgcgagatTACAcgtgcagttccttccctgaggctgataccagcacagggaaggaacactatgccgacactgcgcatgcgctagctcgtgcatTGCGAGATTACGTTGCTCTAGCTTTTTgacatcggggagcaaggaggaaatTCGGCGGTGCTGAGCTCCTtcatgctggactcatctcagggacaggactcatctccggttaatttgcatatgtatcaaatcttttttttaca from the Bufo bufo chromosome 2, aBufBuf1.1, whole genome shotgun sequence genome contains:
- the TOPORS gene encoding E3 ubiquitin-protein ligase Topors, yielding MREKRSKRLRAGRRETAPAPVLPSPADDFAVDSGISPKAGTSNKMQSQGAPADASPDSKCPICLDRFDNVSHLDRCLHRFCFRCIQEWAKNKAECPLCKQPFNSIFHSVRAEDDFKEYVLRPTLNGSFGSPDGHRFRYRTTMTRGNYLSLRSLRSSSRRTFSPPDNGVLFEGISNVSSQQSGSDIHQMMRRLATRRQASAEGRTMRQIQEQELINFRRALYRAGLRVRNIQDGGRYRDISAEFFRRNPACLHRLVPWLKRELTVLFGSHGSLVNIVQHIIMRNVTLYDMESQAFVEDLQPFFLHRTNHFIHELINFARCPYNIEAYDQHANYDCPAPSYEEGSRSESSVITISPDEVNAREPDVPSSSLDVGQAPWDDETPGPSYTSVDRPVSWSADISDEQPSSSRPTASDAKSANKNVQDQTVGPDDCVIVGFVKPLAERTPELVELSSDSEGSLCEVKIEEAKKPQIKPFTLIDSSGSSRSSSPLSSLSSEKNTLKISQKHNTSGEKSHSKKKEHKPKVVSSRNGSRKDKVCLFNSESSRHRTRSQSSDCFSRSSRNKSYESHSRKDRKNSPRNKKSPDKSRHRSWREKRRSRSRDRSSSWRSQTVSLTSESSRERGGSRSASRNLRGRSRSRDSDVDYAADNYRSTYQWEYTYYSRNRDRDGYEKSFRKHARGKGRYSRPSSSPEYRVQSYAGRKDLKRKKGSASTKQHHRDRYRSRSRSCSRTNTSGASLHNDKPSGKRKYKTRHLERKEEEERNREVEAKQENTKTYKDDLTETSSNERKRRKKTRSPSVEIVYEGKATESSRCHKKKKKKKHKKKHRREHPANSTVASPIIITIDSDSDVPTVTEASTSDKKSATPEKSQDWDLVRSEPSQSPSTSATANLTEPVSVEPAGPTSKDSDIISSNGHLDAATGILDGLHFDDSSDEPALPTTSSPAKIHSPPCEETAMTELPLPDFKSEQQSATSTEPTFLMDTHENFSENSQEIFAETISDLLESMAAPSVL